A DNA window from Patagioenas fasciata isolate bPatFas1 chromosome 1, bPatFas1.hap1, whole genome shotgun sequence contains the following coding sequences:
- the USP35 gene encoding ubiquitin carboxyl-terminal hydrolase 35 produces the protein MDKILEAVVMSSYPNNVKQGLVRRVIEAAKQPMDSEQCWSMLELSTKLYLTGDTKYKREIGKEVLEVYGHYHPEEFEEFFNVRFLLSLLQEGYGPLGKRSHYVLDYIQLGLQFVSESPSANSIFSLLRIEVLRKVCERPSPKQCAKISKLLTQHPQCIPTGKHQVLFCQQLIRCIGQFQCVSEGEEAIMEFLEQVNKVSGLLQRIWRTQTSAILPSLKELFTIISSTEEQEAPSNALASVVQFVPLELMDGVIRNLTNDDSITDVQMMTAIGRMIDWVSWPLGKNIDKWIIALLKGLAAVKKFSILIEVTLSKIEKVFSKLLYPIVREGALSVLQYMLLSFQHSHEAFHLLLPHIPRLVTSLKKEDSNSATSSLEQLAELIHCMFFRFSGFPDLYEPVLEAVKALPIPNEDRIKHLLGQNAWTSQKNELACFYPRLVSKSETGKIGLINLGNTCYMNSIIQSLFMASDFRHSVLNLTEGNSQPLMTKLQWLFAFLEHSQRPAISPESFLSASWPPWFTPGAQQDCSEYLKYLLDRLHEEEKTGKRIYQKLKESSLMSQPVEHHYLNKTLIEKMFGGKMMTKIRCLKCLNVSSREEAFTDLSLAFPPSDRHTRGSTSVLPVKQIGPQFIEPPENPSQLTGSPWTQRKAPKAGDPAAPPALVETLGLQETGEVANPLRGDAVGVDTAKDPLSAFGEQACAPKDSRSVPDLINYFLSPERLTAENKYHCEKCASLQDAEKVAELTEGPHYLILTLLRFSFDPRTMKRKKILDNVSIPVVLKLPVLVTPEETEEVCLCGKDRAAPGSGFMSVVYDLCSVVVHSGISSESGHYYCYSRECTDTVPHGQPQDGTPKPASDKQLDFEIQWYLFNDTRVSFSSFESVSNVTSFFPKDTAYVLFYRQRPGRQGCLLHKALAEAGCLHSEPSLHKDLMEAISKDNILYLQEQEKEARNRAAYISTLPKSPLWWRDFDRDKDDDNSSGGCSPAAGGGGSGSFHGLVF, from the exons atGGATAAGATATTGGAAGCTGTGGTGATGTCCTCATACCCCAACAATGTGAAGCAAGGGCTTGTGAGGCGTGTCATCGAGGCAGCAAAGCAGCccatggacagtgagcaatgctgGTCCATGCTGGAGCTGTCTACCAAGCTTTATCTCACAGGGGACACCAAGTATAAAAGAGAGATTGGGAAAGAGGTTTTGGAGGTCTATGGTCACTACCACCCAGAGGAATTTGAGGAGTTCTTCAACGTCCGCTTCCTACTGAGTCTCCTCCAGGAAGGCTATGGACCTTTGGGGAAGAGAAGCCATTATGTACTTGATTATATCCAGTTAGGACTGCAGTTCGTCTCGGAAAGCCCATCAGCAAACAGCATCTTCAGCTTATTGAGGATCGAGGTTCTCCGGAAAGTCTGTGAGAGGCCCAGCCCCAAGCAGTGTGCGAAGATCAGCAAACTCTTAACCCAGCACCCTCAGTGCATCCCCACGGGCAAACACCAGGTTTTGTTTTGCCAGCAGCTGATCAGGTGCATCGGGCAGTTCCAGTGCGTCTCCGAGGGGGAAGAGGCCATCATGGAGTTTTTGGAGCAGGTGAACAAAGTGAGCGGTCTGCTGCAGAGGATCTGGAGGACTCAGACCTCGGCCATCCTGCCCTCTCTGAAGGAGCTGTTCACTATCATTTCTTCgacag AGGAGCAGGAAGCACCATCCAACGCCTTGGCCAGTGTGGTCCAGTTTGTCCCTCTGGAGCTCATGGATGGCGTCATAAGAAACCTAACCAATGATGACAGCATCACCGATGTGCAAATGATGACCGCCATTGGCAG AATGATTGACTGGGTATCCTGGCCCCTGGGAAAGAACATAGACAAGTGGATCATCGCTCTGCTGAAGGGTCTGGCCGCGGTGAAAAAGTTCAGCATCCTGATTGAAGTTACGCTTTCCAAAATTGAAAAG GTCTTCTCCAAATTGCTGTACCCCATCGTGAGAGAGGGGGCTTTGTCCGTCCTGCAGTACATGCTGCTGAGCTTCCAGCACTCCCACGAGGCATTTCACTTG CTGCTCCCTCACATCCCCAGGCTGGTGACCTCTCTGAAGAAGGAGGACTCCAACTCTGCCACCAGCTCCCTGGAGCAGCTGGCCGAGCTCATCCACTGCATGTTCTTCCGCTTCTCGGGATTTCCAGATCTCTATGAACCAGTCCTGGAAGCAGTTAAA GCTCTTCCTATTCCAAATGAAGACCGGATTAAACATCTCTTGGGACAAAACGCGTGGACCTCCCAGAAAAACGAGCTGGCCTGCTTCTACCCACGCCTGGTGTCCAAATCAGAGACAGGAAAGATCGGGTTAATTAACTTGGGGAACACCTGCTACATGAACAGCATCATACAGTCTCTTTTCATGGCTTCAGA CTTTCGGCATTCGGTGTTGAATTTAACTGAGGGCAACTCCCAGCCCCTGATGACAAAGCTCCAGTGGCTCTTTGCGTTTTTGGAGCACAGTCAG CGACCTGCCATCTCCCCCGAGAGCTTCCTCTCTGCCTCCTGGCCACCCTGGTTCACCCCCGGCGCTCAGCAGGACTGCTCGGAGTATCTCAAGTACTTGCTGGACCG AttacatgaagaagaaaaaactgGAAAAAGGATCTACCAGAAACTCAAGGAATCCAGCTTGATGTCTCAGCCGGTAGAGCATCATTACTTAAACAAGACATTGATTGAGAAGATGTTTGGGGGTAAAATGATGACAAAGATCCGCTGCTTGAAGTGTCTGAATGTCTCTTCTCGGGAAGAAGCCTTCACAGACCTGTCCCTGGCTTTTCCTCCATCAGACAGGCACACACGAGGGAGCACATCTGTTTTACCAGTGAAACAAATTGGCCCACAGTTTATTGAGCCTCCTGAAAACCCAAGCCAGCTTACAGGCTCTCCCTGGACCCAGAGGAAGGCTCCCAAGGCTGGAgaccctgcagccccaccagcGCTGGTGGAAACATTGGGCCTCCAGGAGACAGGAGAAGTGGCAAATCCCTTAAGGGGCGATGCCGTTGGCGTGGATACAGCCAAAGACCCTCTCTCAGCTTTTGGGGAGCAGGCATGTGCTCCCAAGGACTCCAGATCCGTCCCAGATTTAATCAACTATTTTCTATCCCCAGAGAGACTGACAGCAGAGAATAAATACCACTGTGAGAAATGTGCGTCCTTACAGGATGCTGAGAAGGTGGCGGAGCTGACGGAGGGTCCACACTACCTCATCCTCACACTGCTGCGGTTCTCCTTCGACCCACGGacgatgaagaggaagaagatctTGGACAACGTCTCCATCCCTGTGGTGCTCAAGCTGCCCGTTCTTGTCACTCCAGAGGAAACCGAGGAGGTTTGCCTGTGTGGGAAGGACAGGGCTGCTCCGGGAAGTGGCTTCATGTCTGTCGTGTATGATCTCTGCAGCGTGGTGGTGCATTCAGGCATCTCCTCCGAGAGCGGCCACTACTACTGCTACTCCAGGGAGTGCACTGACACCGTTCCCCATGGGCAGCCCCAGGATGGCACACCAAAACCAGCCTCCGACAAGCAGCTGGACTTTGAAATCCAATGGTACCTCTTCAACGACACCAgagtttccttctcctccttcgaATCAGTGAGCAACGTCACCTCTTTCTTCCCCAAGGACACTGCCTATGTCCTCTTCTACAGGCAGCGGccgggcaggcagggctgcctgctGCACAAGGCTCTGGCTGAAGCTGGCTGCCTGCACAGCGAACCCTCCCTCCATAAGGACTTGATGGAAGCGATTTCCAAAGATAACATACTCTACTTGCAG GAACAGGAAAAAGAAGCAAGGAACAGAGCCGCCTACATTTCCACCTTGCCAAAATCTCCGCTGTGGTGGAGAGACTTTGACAGGGACAAGGACGATGACAACTCATCAGGGGGCTGCAGCCCCGCAGCAGGCGGGGGTGGATCCGGCTCCTTTCATGGACTCGTCTTCTAA